The proteins below come from a single Kitasatospora sp. NBC_00315 genomic window:
- a CDS encoding MetQ/NlpA family ABC transporter substrate-binding protein has product MRNVLKFTSILATAGIALSVAACGSGSSSSGSSDPNATLTVIASPTPHAEILNYVKDNLAAKAGLKLDVKVVTDYVTPNTAVQDGSADANYFQHVPYLEDFNKKHGTDIVSVGAVHLEPLGLYSKKVKAATELADGATVGIPNDATNEGRALKLLADNNVITLKDGAGTAATPADVTGNPKHLKWKELDAAQLPRSLADLDAAVINGNYALDSGLKPATDAILLEKATGNPYANILAVKKGKESDPRVKKLAELLNSEDVKKFINDKYQGSVIPAL; this is encoded by the coding sequence CTGAAGTTCACCAGCATCCTCGCCACCGCCGGCATCGCCCTGTCCGTGGCGGCCTGCGGCAGCGGCTCGTCCTCCTCCGGGTCCTCCGACCCGAACGCGACGCTCACCGTCATCGCCAGCCCGACCCCGCACGCCGAGATCCTGAACTACGTGAAGGACAACCTCGCGGCCAAGGCCGGTCTGAAGCTGGACGTGAAGGTCGTCACGGACTACGTGACCCCGAACACGGCCGTCCAGGACGGCTCGGCGGACGCCAACTACTTCCAGCACGTGCCGTACCTGGAGGACTTCAACAAGAAGCACGGCACCGACATCGTCTCGGTCGGGGCCGTGCACCTGGAGCCGCTGGGCCTCTACTCCAAGAAGGTCAAGGCCGCCACCGAGCTCGCGGACGGCGCCACCGTCGGCATCCCGAACGACGCCACCAACGAGGGCCGGGCGCTCAAGCTGCTCGCCGACAACAACGTCATCACCCTCAAGGACGGTGCGGGCACCGCCGCCACCCCGGCGGACGTCACCGGCAACCCGAAGCACCTGAAGTGGAAGGAGCTGGACGCGGCGCAGCTGCCCCGCTCCCTGGCCGACCTCGACGCCGCCGTCATCAACGGCAACTACGCGCTCGACTCCGGCCTGAAGCCCGCCACCGACGCCATCCTGCTGGAGAAGGCCACGGGCAACCCCTACGCCAACATCCTCGCGGTCAAGAAGGGCAAGGAGAGCGACCCCCGGGTCAAGAAGCTCGCCGAGCTGCTGAACTCCGAGGACGTCAAGAAGTTCATCAACGACAAGTACCAGGGCTCGGTGATCCCGGCCCTCTGA